ATCTGACCCTGCCATTGATTTTTGTTATGTTAAACTATGTCATACGAGGCAAACATTTCACTCACCATGCACGATTTCAGTATCAGTAACATGCATGTCCGATGCATTTTTATGCAGACCTTCTGCCTCTCTTCATGTGTTCCTGTCAGCTTGTCTAGATCAGCGCGTCTGGATTTGTATTTGTTCTTTTACGTtaagaaattacatgtaaatttcttattttttaaagatggcttctttgaaaataaattgataTGTTTTACTTACTAGCCATACATTTACTCACACTAACACGCCACTCCAGTTCTTAGGCTAACAATTAATTTGTTCCTAATAAATCtcaatgtgtttttgtttcagtctAAATAGCTCTGTAATGAGTATGCAGACCTCGGCCAAGCAAGCTCGACCAGATCATCTTGAAAGAACAGCCAACAACACAAGGGAAGATGTAAGATAAACATTTATaagttaaaatgaaataatgtaaaaatgaataagAGAAAATGACGTGATATCACAgacatagatgtacacacaatTAACGGGCCCTACACAAATACATTGATTGCACAACATAtgctttttattatttaaatcatattcatacatgtaatttataaatttttcatgTTACTATGATGTTATTTTCCTACATAAAAACAAGCCAAGTGTGATGAAAAAATAGTCATTAACCTTCGATctaatttttaagaattttattaTATTGGGTATATATTTTAGTATAAATGATGTAAGTATCAATATGCATGCAGGTTTATAGGTATATATAACCACTTTGGTGGactaatggttagagagtctACCTCCCGGTagactcgggatcaaacccaggtcgagtcataccaatgactttcaaaatggtagttgttgctgagcactgagaggttagagcaaggaaacaggattggctggcttggtgtcagtgtaatgtgactggattggtaccatgtctggtgtctttggcatgatacctcagtggcaGAAGCACtagctttggcggcatggactgccctgccacaagaagacaccgtatatgtacacacacctgatgactcctggtcgtcatatgactgaaaaatgagtaagtgtgacgttaaacccaaagcattcattcattcattcatttaagtTATGTTACTACCACAACTATGGGATATTCCTGTGTTCTATAAATTCACAGGAGGGCAGTGGTGAAGTGCATCTTACCCAAAACTATATATTACACCATGGCTATAAAGAATATCAAAAAATTATTATCTCATCTAAGAGTGACATCAGAGAACATTGTTAATGTTTAGAAATTATAGTTCAGTTGCTTTTAATTAATTCTCGTCATACACCAACCTAGGTAAAATTGTATTGATTTACCCTGTCATCCTATATAGAGGTGGTGACACACTGCAAAGGGGAATCGCTATGCTGCTGATAAGGCTGTAACTGTATTACAAAAAACAAGACTTTCTTTACAGGTGATTTCCCCTGCCACAGTGACATCTATCACACAGCTGTCAGCCACAGTGAAGGGTCTAAAGTTGAAGGTTCATGACTTGCGACTGAGGTTTAAAGCAGGACAGTGGTAAGACTGACGTGACAAAAAATGTTTGGAGAATGCCGTCTTGTATGGAGAATATACCGTGCAGTATTTTGCATGATTGTGATGTATGACAGGTTTTATTATTCATACCTGGTGTGGATGATTTTGCAGGATTGATATGACTGTGTGGtggataatttacagtgtcagTTTCACTGTGCCACATGTGGATGATGTTACAGGGTTGATATGGCTTTACCAGGTGTGGGTGATGTTACAGGGTTGATATGACTATAGCAAGTGTGGATGATATTGCAAGGTTGATATGGCTTTACCAGGTGTGAGTGATGTTACAAGGTTGATATGACCATGCCACGTGTGGATGATGTTACAGGGTTGATATAACTATAGCAAGTGTGGATGATGTTACAGGGTTGATATGACTATAGCAAGTGTGGATGATGTTGCAAGGTTGGTATGTCTAGAGCAGGTGTGGATGATGTTACAGAGTTGATATGACTATAGCAAGTGTGGATGATGTTACAGGGTTGATATGACCATGTCAGGTGTGGATGATGTTACAGGGTTGACATGACTATAGCAAGTGTGGATCATGTTACAGGGTTGATATGACTATAGCAGGTGTGGATGGTGTTACAGGGTTGATATGACTATAGCAGGTGTGGATGGTGTTACAGGGTTGATATGACCATGTCAGGTGTGGATGATGTTACAGGGTTGACATGACTATAGCAAGTGTGGATGATGTTACAGGGTTGATATGACCATACCAGGTGTGGATGATGTTGCAGGGTTGATATGACTATACGAGATGTCGATGATGTTACAGGGCTGATATGACTATACCAGGTGTGGATGATGTTAGAGGGTTAATATAACTGTCCCAAGTGAGGGTGATGTTACAGAGTTGATATGACTATCCCAGGTGCGGGTGATGTTACAGAGTTGATATGACTATCCCAGGTGTGGGTGATGTTACAGGGTTGATATGACTATACCAGGTGTGGATGATGTTACAGGGCTGATATGACTATaccaggtgcagatgatgttGCAGGGTTGATATGACTATACAAGATGTGGATGATGCTGCAGGGTTGATATGACTATACAAGATGTGGGTGATGTTACAGGGTTGATATCACTATACCAGGTGTGGGTGATGTTAGAGGGTTGATATGACTATAGCAAGCGTGGATGATGTTGCATTGTTGAGATGACTATCCCAGGTGTGGATGATGTTTCAGGGATATGACTGTACCAGGTGTCAATGGTGTTACAGGGTTGGTATAAAGGTATCAGATGAGGATGATGTTAGAGGGTTGATATGAATATACTAGGTGCGGATGATGTTGCAGGGTTGATATGACTATCATAAGTTTGGATGATGTTAGAGGGTTGTTGTAACTATACCAGGTGCAGGTGATGTTAGAGGACAGGGTTGATATGACTATACCAGATGTGGATGATGTTGCAGAGTTGATATGACTGTACCAGGTGTGGGTGATGTTAGAGGGTTGATATGACTATAGCAGGTGTGGATGATGTTTGAGAGTAGATGATGTTACAGGGTTGTTATGACCATGCCAGGTGTGGATAATGTTGCAGGGTTGATATGACCATACCAGGTGTGGATGATGTTAGAGGGTTAATATGACTGTCCCAATTGAGGATGATGTTACAGGGATATCACTATACCAGGTGTGGGTGATGTTACAGGGTTGATATGACTATACCAGGTGTGGATGATGTTACAGGGTTGATATAAAGGTATCAGATGTGGATGATGTTAGAGGGTTGATATGACTATAGCAGGTGTGGATGATGTTGCAGGGTTGATATGACTATCACAAGTTTGGATGATGTTAGAGGGTTGATATGACTATAGCAGGTGTGGATGATGTTGCAGGGTTGATATGACTATCACAAGTTTGGATGATGTTGCAGGGCTGATATGACTATaccaggtgcagatgatgttGCAAGGTTGATATGACTATACGAGATGTGGATGATGTTGCAAGGTTGATATGACTATACGAGATATGGATGATGTTGCAGGGTTGATATGACTATAGCAGGTGCGAGTGATCTAAGAAGGTTGATATGACTATAACAGGTGTGGATGATGTTACAGGGTTGATATGACTATCCCAAGTGTGGGTGATGTTAGAGGGTTGATATGACTATAGCAGGTGTGGATGATGTTAGAGGGTTGATATGCCTATATCATGTGTGGATGATGTTACAGGGTTGATATGACTATCCCAGGCGTGGATGTGGTTGGTGGATTTTCAATGAGTTCCTCACCCCGTCAGCTGTGTGATAAGGGAATGATAGACTTAGCAGTTAAGCACAGCAGTCACCCCCCAGCCGCATGGGTCCATGAAAAGGTAGGTTATAAGTGTGACCCTCATAATGCTGTTATCACTGATGAGTGTAAATGAGTATTGTCTCTTTTCATGAAAGCCATCAGGTGATACATTGTGACTCAATGGTCTGCCTTAACATATCAAATCAAATATGGTCAAGTAATGGTGGAAGCTAGTTTCTAGAATGTAGGACCTGGAATTTTCTTGAATCacttatatagatatatatatatcttatcaTTGTTTAGCCAGGCAGTCAAATTGTTGCAAGTCTTTTAACCAGAAATTGAAATggtgtaaatacatacatgtaaatcagtcgCTCAGTCATTGCCTGAGATGATCTTGGACTCACTTACGTTGTGTTTGTCTTCAATACATCCTGATTCCATCCTCATGTATTATCAGACCAGGCATTCCATACAGACGGGAATTTCCAGTCTGATATTGATCCTGGGAATTCCCCCACCCACTTTAGTATTTCAGTCGATCATCTTAAAGTGtaaacaaagtgaaaaattatgtgTGCCTCAAATAAAAGGTAATGGCAAACTGCATCCAGAAATACTTCTAAGGTACTTTATCAGatatgattttacagaaaataactaTTTTCAAAAGTGATCTGTTGGCAAGTAAGGGAAATTGTGATGAAGAAAGTGGTGTGACatcaaaaattctaaaaaatgaaaatagttttggGTACAGTTTTGTATGGGGGCTTGAATGTCATCCATATTCTTGGGAATTCCCCCAATCTGAGGATTACCCCACCCACTTAGTCATCAATCAACATGTATCTTCATTTTTTCTCATCTGTTTTCTCCTCCCAAGTGTAAGACTGGTGATCAGGTGACAGTACGGACAGGTGGGGATTTCTATTACGACCCTCAACCAGGGGATCTCCCTACCCACCTACTTCTGCTAGCTGGGGGCGTCGGCATAAATCCTCTCATTAGCATACTGCGTCATGTGACTGACCTCAACCAATCAGATATGGAAAAACCAGTCCAAGCTAGGCTGTTGTATTCAGCCAGATCTGAAGATGAACTTATATATAAGGTAAGTACACTATTAAAGTTTTACTGGCCGTGGTGGCAaagtggttagagtgtctgcctcaTAAATGCTTGAAATTACAGGAAATGTAGGAAGACATTGCTCATTTCAGCAATGTGTTCAGATATTTTTGACGATTGTTTTTCTATGGCACTGTGGCCACTGACCAGTTTAAATTATTACTTTAAGGGCAGAATGTTGGAGcagataataaaaataaaaaataaaactttaaaatcatttatggACTATCCCAGCAATTTTTCTCATTGAAAACCTCTTTACAtgattggaaagccttgaaaaacatgaaattctTAAAAACCTCAAGATCGGACagaataaaaaggtggattttcagtttcatttttagtccacttttagattttttagTCTTTGCTTGcccttaaaacacaaaataagatTGGTTTTGTCTGAGCATACACTTTACATAGTTCCTAATAATTGGGCATCTGAAGTGAGCTGTGGCAAGTGCCCAGGCTTACATCCACAGGTGGTATCTTCTtggatttatctatttatatgattgatgttttacgccctattcaagaatatttcacttatacgacagcggccagctttgtggtgggtggaaaccgggcagagactgggggaaacctacgaccttccacaggttgctatGTCCTTGGAGGATTTTAGTTgacatgttttgattttaatgtAGATTGTTTGACCATGTTTGACTACAAACTCCAACCTATTTTCACTAACTTTGTTCACGTGACACATAGACTTGCGGTGTTTGTTCAGCAAACGAATCTCATTTTTGTGAGTATAAATCGGGGGTTCGTATTGTGGCAGGGCGTTGAAAACTTGGACAAGCCTGAAATTTGAAAGTAACATTTCCACACCTTGAAAAGCCTGAAAAATCAGGGGGTGTGGGGTTAAGTTTGGAAAATGCTTGAAACTGAGGCAGCAGAACCAA
This DNA window, taken from Liolophura sinensis isolate JHLJ2023 chromosome 11, CUHK_Ljap_v2, whole genome shotgun sequence, encodes the following:
- the LOC135477928 gene encoding oxidoreductase NAD-binding domain-containing protein 1-like, translating into MTYCFLSPIYTMTFVLPATLFRRQLRRILNSSVMSMQTSAKQARPDHLERTANNTREDVISPATVTSITQLSATVKGLKLKVHDLRLRFKAGQWVDMTIPGVDVVGGFSMSSSPRQLCDKGMIDLAVKHSSHPPAAWVHEKCKTGDQVTVRTGGDFYYDPQPGDLPTHLLLLAGGVGINPLISILRHVTDLNQSDMEKPVQARLLYSARSEDELIYKDALISLEENHKNVKCQFFVTKELCTHPVLKSGRITKTEIEEAVRELGADQTTCYICGPFPMIKSLEGQLLTLDVPPERILYEKWW